The region ACCGCGTACCGGGTGTTCGGCGATGCCGCCGAGTCGGGTGCGCTCAAGGTCCTGCTGACCGCATCGACATGACACCGTCAGTCGAGCGCGAGCGGTGGCCCGTGGTGGTGGGGGTCGACGGCTCTCGCGCGGCGCTCAACGCGGTGCGGTGGGCGACGGTCGAGGCTGCGGACCGTGGCGTGGTGCTGAGGCTCGTTCACGTGGTGGCCTCTGACCGTGCGAACGATACCCGCGCCGACATCCTGACCGAGGCGGCCGATGCGGCCACCCGGACGGCCGAAGACGTCGAGGTGCAGACGGCCATCGTGTCCGGAACCGTGTCCGGAACACCGGCCGACGTGCTGGTCGAGGAGTCACACCGGGCGGCTATGGTGTGCATCGGTGCGGACTCGCGACGGTCGGCGGAGAGCGGACTCTACGGTCCGACGGCGGGTGCGCTGGCGTGCCGGGCAGGATCGCCGGTGGCCGTGATCCGCAGCCGAGCCGACGGGACACCGCAGACCGACGGCGTGATCTCGGTCGTGTTGTCCGACGAACCGGGCAACGACGACGTGGTGCACCTGGCGATGCACGAGGGCCGGCTGCGCCACGCCACGGTCCGGCAGATCGATCACCGCGCCGACAGCTGGATCCGGCGCTACCCCGACGTG is a window of Mycolicibacterium chubuense NBB4 DNA encoding:
- a CDS encoding universal stress protein, with amino-acid sequence MTPSVERERWPVVVGVDGSRAALNAVRWATVEAADRGVVLRLVHVVASDRANDTRADILTEAADAATRTAEDVEVQTAIVSGTVSGTPADVLVEESHRAAMVCIGADSRRSAESGLYGPTAGALACRAGSPVAVIRSRADGTPQTDGVISVVLSDEPGNDDVVHLAMHEGRLRHATVRQIDHRADSWIRRYPDVHVEIVAAGAPCRYPRDRAPADRSVGLAVVGPRDAQELTSMAVPNCHPIHGYPDCSVLLVRR